AAGTTTTTGAAAGCAAGTTTGGGTATTGGTTTTGCTCAAGGTTACGGTAGCAGTGAATCTTTTGCTGGGATGTTAATGTCGTTGCCGTTCAAGCACTCATCGGTGGGGACCTGTGGAGTTATTTCACCAACAATGGAAGCTAGAATCAGAGAGTTGCCATCAATGGGATACAATTTAAACGATGAAAATGGTCCTCGTGGTGAGTTACAGCTTCGTGGTGCTCAGTTGTTTACCAAGTACTACAAAAACGAAGAGGAAACAAGCAAGGCAATTGATAAAGATGGTTGGTTTTCCACTGGAGATGTTGCACAAATCACTGATGATGGGTTGTTTAAGATTATTGACAGAGTAAAgaactttttcaaattggcaCAAGGGGAGTATGTGACCCCAGAAAAGATTGAAGGGGTTTATTTGTCGTCGAATTCGTTATTGACCCAACTTTTCGTTCACGGTGACTTTTTACAGACATATCTTGTTGGAATTGTTGGTGTCGACCCTGTTGGTATCCGCAGCTACATAAAAACCACGTTTCAGAAAGATATCAGCACAAACGAGGAAGTAATTGCATTTTTTGAATCTCCTAAAAATAGAAGAGTCTTGTTACAAGATATCAATGGAAATGTTGCTGGTAAACTTCAAGGGTTTGAAAAGATACATAATATAGAGGTTGCATTTGAACCATTAACACTTGACAGAGGGGTTGTGACCCcaacaatgaaaataagAAGACCAATATGTACCAAATTCTTCAAGAaggaaattgaaaagttgTACAACGAAGGGTCTTTAGTTAAAAATGGTAATTTGTAGGGTTTTACATATTCAATCTAGACATaacatttattaattgtttcCTCTATTAATAATGGTTCAAACGCCACAAAGTGACCTTACCGGTTTGGTTCCCAATGGCCAACATCTCGTTATTTGGCGAGAATGCAATACTGGTAACCTTACCTAAAGGTGTGCCACTGGTTGGCCAGTTACTATACACTGAACCACTTGGTAAGTGCACCAACCTCAAAGCATCACGTTTAGCTCTTGATGCAATACATAATAATTGTCCGTCGGGGTTGAAAACCAACGAAGATATTGATGTGATTAAGTTTTCCACTGTTTTGATTGGTTTTGGGTGTGTTGTTTCAGGAGCAAATACTGATCGATCGTAGATATTGACTATCCCGTTATTGTTACCAATGGCGACCCAACGATTGTTTTTACCACCAATTTGTAGCTTTGTGATTCCGACACCACCATCATCGTACCATCTGCGAATGATTTTGTTTGGGGTTTTGGAAGTGATTTTCCCTTCGAGAGCAAACTCCCATACTTCACCAGCAGAATTTACAATCATAATAAATGATTCATCGTTGGCAAATGCAAAGTCGACTATTGTTCCTTCAATTTTGAACCCATGAACCCAATGCCCGGTTTGAGCATTTAATAAGTTACACCATCCGTTGTTACCAGTCAATCCAATGTATTTACCTTGAGGACTTATTTTGAAGTACTCAAACGACTTTTGTGTCTGCTCATGCCCATATAATCGACTGATTTTCTCTATTTCCCCAGTTGACAAGTTGATTTTATTCATATATCTTCTTCGACCACTAGCATATATTAAGTTGCTGGTTTTGGTGTCATCGCCTGACAATTGTGGATAGAAGCTGGCTTCCATTATTGGACagtttttcaaaaagtATGAAGTGATAAAGTTGTTTGATTTCCCGTCAATTTGGTAAATTCTAATAGTCTTATCAAACCCACCTGTTAGCAAAATAGGATAGTTTGGATGGAAGTCAATGGTCTGGATACCCGATTTACCGATTCTTTTATAGTTTGCATCTTTCAATCTGGTTATAGATATTTTATTTGCAGCAATTAGTTTCAATTGCTTTGTGTTTATGAATTTTTCAGTACTTGACAAGATGTTTAATAATGCAGTTGTTGATCCTACTTGTCCTTCTTCATCGTCAACCTTGTCTTCGTCCGACAAGTCTTTCTCATCATCGCTGTTGTTTTCTATATCCTCTATCCATTGTGGTCTTGGGTAtatcttttcaaattgggATCTCAATCTAATAATATATGACTTGCCAGATATAACTGAATCCTGTGGTGTTTTTctcaactttttcaatttatctgATGTTAATAAGGAAATGTTAACCTTTTCATCATCGCTATCCTCCCATGCATTATCTGAATCTTGATCTTCgccttcttcttcgtcttcgGATTGATCTATTTCCATATCATCACCACTGCTATGCTCTTCATTATTCccatcatcaataaaaaataGGTCTTCATCTTGtaaatcttcaatatcTGATTCTTTCTCCAGACCTTTTTCATCTATCTCTTCCTCCTCGTCTGAATAATCATATAAGTTgtctaattttttcaagttaTTTTCAAACCCTGCGGCATCTCCAAATACTAATTTCTCCAACAATATTTCCTCTTCATCTTTAGGAGGTATTATCACTTCTTCTCCTTGTATGTTTGTGGGCATGGCTGATGAGTGTAGTACGGAAAGATGTAGGAGATACTTTTTtatgtgaaaaaaaaaaaatttcaatttgttagTGCGATGAGATTCTTGAAGAGGTCGTGCAATGTCGACTgcaaataaaaaactattaacaatttgtttatatatGCTATAAAATAATGTACGTACTGTATTTACTCTATTTCCCacttttcattttgttgataaaactGATAAAATACTTTTTAAAATCTTTTAAATCCAAATTGTGCAAGTTCAAACAAAAGTCATTACACAAATCTTGAGATAATCCCATATTTAACAAATAATTACTCAAAACAACTATAAATTCGTCgtgttttttcaattcaaaactCTTTAACAATATGGCAATTTCTTGAGCAATTAATCGATACTGTGcatcatttaaattaaattcttgtttttgaaatggTAATTCAAACGAGAGGTTAATGACTTTGTTGATCAAGAATTCATCTATACCTTCGATTGGTGGTAAATTTTCACTGTACTTATCCTCTTTGTCATCCAATTTACCCCCACTTCCACCAAAAACATTGACAAAATTAGTCAACTGGACAATGGCTAATTTTGACGTGGTCGTATCACTCAAATCATAAGAATATTCAAATACTTTGCCAATAATTTCAGGCAACTCTTGTTTATTGGATTCAGTGATCAACAAACTTGAAAGATGATTCATAACAATTGAACTAATGAAATTCAAAGTTGCACGTTTAAGGGAATTTTTATCTCTGATAATATCTGGTCGCAAGTTTTCGTCTTCGGTAACTGGATTTTGTAAAACctgaaatattttttgaaataatggTGTTATAAAGTTATTTAATAACTGGTATATGTTGTCATCTGTTCTAAAGTTATGGACAATTTGCCCAAGGAAACTTAAGAAATCACTATACTCActaattttcaaatttgagGATGACCAAATAATAGTAATCAATTTCGACAAATGCTGGCTAATGATTaagttgtttttgttgttattatcattGTCACTTTTGAAAATCGGAATGAATCTGGCAAAGGCAAATCTGGTTGCATCTCTAATCATTTCGTGACTGGAAAAGTTTTCTAGGGTAATTAAAACAACTTGAGCGGCATTGTCAATTTTGGCAACCACATCTGGCAAAAACTTTAAGCCAGACTCATAATCATAACCTCGTACTAGAGTACCAATTGCTTGCAAAGAGTGATGTGCCTGTAAAATAACAATTGGTTCTCGTTGAGATTCAGGGATGGAAATACATTTTTCTAGGTCATTGAAAATTGGCTGGAAAATCAAATCGATCAACTTCAGTTTCAATTGCGATAACTCATTAGgaatcaaagaaatcaataatcCCAtagtttcaaataaatattgttgattgttgaaatttCCGTTTTCAACGATATCGTCGTCCTCATCTTTTGTTGGTAACTCTGCCTTAATCACCAAAAGTGGTTGCATCTTCACAACAATAGATTCGATCAATGCTTCGTTATCCAATTTAGGTTTGGTTAATTTGATGAATCGGAAAAACAAGTACCAGCTTCTAATGCGTACTTTTTCGTTTTCGTTGAACAATCCCAAAGGACTGGTGAAAATTTGTAGAATCTTGAtgatcaattcaaaatttgattctCGACTAACCAAGAAATTATAATGCTTGACGATCAATTCGAAAAAGTTTGATTGGATCATAGGGTGGTTTATTTTCATGATTAAATCTGAATTGATCAACTTGATGAGAAACTCTTGGAAAATCAAGTATGGTTTACTTTGGTTGATTTCATTTCTCGAAATTTGGAAGACATTATTTCTAATACTATCAGAAAACCCATTCAATTGATACAATCCCAATTCTACTTTTCTCCAGTTGACGTCATCGACATTAGTCTCAAAGATAGACTCGTTGATTATTACTGGAATTGCTTCAAGGTATAATTGTGGTTCTAAGAGGGCAATAGTATCTTGAAAGCTCTTCAACTTTGCTCTGAAATCCAAAAATTGGGCCTGAGTGTCTTCATCCAGAACTCCgtcatcgtcgtcatcaAAcctcattttcaaaatcaatttatttaatagAGTAGACATTAAATCCACAGTATACAATTGAGGGTTTTTTTTACTCAACgttaaaaattgttgtaaaaAGGGGAACACATTTTGAGAAACATCATCATAATTGTGGTTCAAGCACCCCAAAATTGCTGGCCACAACTTGAACAATTGAGCGTTGACTTGTTCCAATAAACCCGATTGATTCTCTAAAACTATTAACAATTCTTGAccaatttgattcaataatttggCAACAAATTCCATAAACTcaacatcttcatcttcgtcgtcgtcatcatttttgtttttttcgATTAAATTTAATGTCCCAATAAACTCAGTCAAGTTCAATAATGAAAGTAATTCTAGCTTATTCTGTGGAGCcatttttttggaaattatATCTATCAAAGTTTCACAAGTTGTATTTCtcaattttgaattctgTAAAAAGCTGAAAACTGTGTTGATAAATTCTGGTGAAATAAACAAGGAAATCTCCATCCAGCTTACGTATTGCCCCACTATCTTGAGAGTGTTGTTCAAGATTTCCTCAGAGTGCGCAAACGATGGGTTAGTTAAGATTTGAATCCAACTGGTCACCATTTGTTGCATATCCTGAGTACGAATGGCATCTTTCAAAAGATTATTTCTATTATGTATTTCTTGGGATCTTGTGATGTACTTGTCACCAATTTCCGAATGAATGCCAATTAAAACTCTCGTATAGTAATCAATAGCCAATAGGTTGTTGGGATTAGTGGAAGTGGCTTCCGATACATTGATTAATTCAAGCAAATCTTTAATAAAGTTGGGATAAATGTTTATATACACTTGACAAAACTGTTTCGCAAGAATTTGAGCAAACTTGTTTCTCAAATGAGTAGGGTCCTGtaaattattgttgatataaCTTGACAAGCATTTAAAAAGTTCCTGATTTAATGTAAACACCTGTTCTTGACTCAATTTGTCAATATTCTCGTCGATCACTTggtaaacaaaaaactttAACCCGTCGTTAATGCTTTCATTGCTTGATTTGATCAAAATATCTACACATGCTTTATATCCTTCCTCTGTTGATTTAATGTGGTTGATGAACTCAAATGCTTGGTTTTTCAATGTTGGATCGGCTGTCCCGCTTAACGCTATTTCAACCGCTTGATGTATTTGTTGTTCCATATAGGTAGTACTGATAAATGGAAGAACTATGCTGGAAAtctataaaaaaaaaggtagTTTAAACACTATCTATGTACTTCTCTCTCAACGTAAACACCAAAAAATCCAACAGtatctaataaatcaatgaGTGTTCTTGTA
The Candida albicans SC5314 chromosome 7, complete sequence genome window above contains:
- the UTP18 gene encoding Utp18p (Putative U3 snoRNA-associated protein; Hap43-induced; repressed in core stress response; physically interacts with TAP-tagged Nop1), which produces MPTNIQGEEVIIPPKDEEEILLEKLVFGDAAGFENNLKKLDNLYDYSDEEEEIDEKGSEKESDIEDLQDEDLFFIDDGNNEEHSSGDDMEIDQSEDEEEGEDQDSDNAWEDSDDEKVNISLLTSDKLKKLRKTPQDSVISGKSYIIRLRSQFEKIYPRPQWIEDIENNSDDEKDLSDEDKVDDEEGQVGSTTALLNILSSTEKFINTKQLKLIAANKISITRLKDANYKRIGKSGIQTIDFHPNYPILLTGGFDKTIRIYQIDGKSNNFITSYFLKNCPIMEASFYPQLSGDDTKTSNLIYASGRRRYMNKINLSTGEIEKISRLYGHEQTQKSFEYFKISPQGKYIGLTGNNGWCNLLNAQTGHWVHGFKIEGTIVDFAFANDESFIMIVNSAGEVWEFALEGKITSKTPNKIIRRWYDDGGVGITKLQIGGKNNRWVAIGNNNGIVNIYDRSVFAPETTHPKPIKTVENLITSISSLVFNPDGQLLCIASRAKRDALRLVHLPSGSVYSNWPTSGTPLGKVTSIAFSPNNEMLAIGNQTGKVTLWRLNHY
- a CDS encoding Ran GTPase-binding protein (Putative exportin, member of the Exportin-T family; flow model biofilm repressed), whose translation is MEQQIHQAVEIALSGTADPTLKNQAFEFINHIKSTEEGYKACVDILIKSSNESINDGLKFFVYQVIDENIDKLSQEQVFTLNQELFKCLSSYINNNLQDPTHLRNKFAQILAKQFCQVYINIYPNFIKDLLELINVSEATSTNPNNLLAIDYYTRVLIGIHSEIGDKYITRSQEIHNRNNLLKDAIRTQDMQQMVTSWIQILTNPSFAHSEEILNNTLKIVGQYVSWMEISLFISPEFINTVFSFLQNSKLRNTTCETLIDIISKKMAPQNKLELLSLLNLTEFIGTLNLIEKNKNDDDDEDEDVEFMEFVAKLLNQIGQELLIVLENQSGLLEQVNAQLFKLWPAILGCLNHNYDDVSQNVFPFLQQFLTLSKKNPQLYTVDLMSTLLNKLILKMRFDDDDDGVSDEDTQAQFLDFRAKLKSFQDTIALLEPQLYLEAIPVIINESIFETNVDDVNWRKVELGLYQLNGFSDSIRNNVFQISRNEINQSKPYLIFQEFLIKLINSDLIMKINHPMIQSNFFELIVKHYNFLVSRESNFELIIKILQIFTSPLGLFNENEKVRIRSWYLFFRFIKLTKPKLDNEALIESIVVKMQPLLVIKAELPTKDEDDDIVENGNFNNQQYLFETMGLLISLIPNELSQLKSKLIDLIFQPIFNDLEKCISIPESQREPIVILQAHHSLQAIGTLVRGYDYESGLKFLPDVVAKIDNAAQVVLITLENFSSHEMIRDATRFAFARFIPIFKSDNDNNNKNNLIISQHLSKLITIIWSSSNLKISEYSDFLSFLGQIVHNFRTDDNIYQLLNNFITPLFQKIFQVLQNPVTEDENLRPDIIRDKNSLKRATLNFISSIVMNHLSSLLITESNKQELPEIIGKVFEYSYDLSDTTTSKLAIVQLTNFVNVFGGSGGKLDDKEDKYSENLPPIEGIDEFLINKVINLSFELPFQKQEFNLNDAQYRLIAQEIAILLKSFELKKHDEFIVVLSNYLLNMGLSQDLCNDFCLNLHNLDLKDFKKYFISFINKMKSGK